The following proteins come from a genomic window of Malus domestica chromosome 02, GDT2T_hap1:
- the LOC103403818 gene encoding probable prolyl 4-hydroxylase 9 has translation MRPKSGKGNWSSKFKFKGKLGLPTTFIFCSFFFLAGFYGSSLLSQDVGGGGGRLRVRARLLETEYTSMPYGETGDDSLTSIPFQVLSWYPRALYFPNFATPEQCESIIGLAKPHLKPSTLALREGETEESTRDIRTSSGMFLSASDDKSGTLDAIEEKIARATMLPRIHGEAFNVLRYEIGQKYNSHYDAFHPDQYGPQKSQRVASFLLYLTEVQEGGETMFPYENGSNTDGTYDFRECVGLKVKPRKGDGLLFYSLLPNGTIDPLALHGSCPVIEGEKWVATKWIRDQEQED, from the exons ATGAGACCCAAAAGCGGTAAAGGGAATTGGAGCTCCAAGTTCAAGTTCAAGGGCAAACTTGGGTTGCCCACTACTTTCATCTTctgctccttcttcttccttgccgGCTTCTATGGCTCCTCCCTCCTCTCTCAg GATgtcggtggtggtggtggtaggcTGAGAGTGAGAGCTAGACTTTTAGAAACAGAGTACACTTCGATGCCTTATGGAGAGACCGGTGACGATTCTTTAACTTCCATTCCCTTTCAG GTCTTGAGTTGGTATCCCCGAGCATTATATTTTCCTAATTTTGCAACTCCGGAGCAATGCGAAAGCATAATTGGCTTGGCAAAGCCACACCTTAAACCATCGACTTTGGCCTTGCGAGAAGGAGAGACAGAGGAGAGCACAAGGGATATACGAACAAG TTCCGGCATGTTTCTTTCCGCTTCTGATGATAAATCCGGGACTCTGGATGCAATTGAGGAAAAGATTGCAAGGGCTACAATGCTTCCCAGGATACATGGAGAG GCATTTAACGTCTTGCGCTATGAGATCGGGCAGAAGTATAATTCTCATTATGATGCATTCCACCCTGACCAATACGGTCCACAGAAGAGCCAAAGG GTTGCATCGTTCTTGTTGTATTTAACTGAAGTTCAAGAAGGCGGTGAAACCATGTTTCCATATGAG AATGGCTCAAACACGGATGGAACCTATGATTTTCGGGAATGTGTTGGCCTGAAAGTGAAGCCACGCAAAGGGGATGGACTTCTGTTTTATTCATTGCTCCCAAATGGTACAATTGATCCG TTAGCGTTACACGGGAGCTGTCCTGTAATCGAAGGGGAAAAATGGGTAGCTACAAAGTGGATCAGGGATCAAGAACAAGAGGATTAG
- the LOC103403828 gene encoding uncharacterized protein isoform X1 produces MAVVIESSVWEPNPGVYIFIFLASLFSILVFPYACSSSGGGSSGKAPSLFDHGISPTASSLRFQRNFLLIYSLASVMEGLWSVFGEFELAYYGFSREQMMFSLCVGFAASLCVGSLFGVLSDLIGPKKVCILFCILHLFLGWWKRITDHPSILLARICLSLAASIFSFSFETWMVVQHEEQGHRQDMLSETFWLMSFFESAFLIGSQVLSNWLIGDNLEKNMASHSTAAIFLAMVGLVCLLRGWTQTPQKVALKEYRASFSAYIFGDKRIWLLAWAQACLHFSITVFWILWAPTIVADGREVHLGLIYPCFMGSRMLGSTVFPWLNSGLSSLRTEDCLVYAFIMLGLVLSVTAYDYQEIGVLTTLFCIFHAGLGVVLPSLARLRTMYVPNALRGGMISLSQAPANAAILLFLVQGKYYYNIGNSTIIAFAALGLFTAAGCMHVLKRWGKQPYHNWHKL; encoded by the exons ATGGCGGTGGTGATTGAGAGCTCCGTTTGGGAACCGAATCCCGGCGTATACATATTCATCTTCCTGGCCTCACTCTTCTCCATCCTCGTCTTCCCTTACGCTTGCAGCAGCAGCGGCGGCGGCAGCTCTGGCAAAGCTCCGTCGCTCTTCGACCATGGAATCTCCCCCACCGCTTCCTCTCTTCGCTTCCAGCGCAACTTCCTTCTCATCTATTCTCTCGCCTCAG TGATGGAAGGATTGTGGTCTGTATTTGGCGAGTTCGAATTAGCTTACTACGGTTTCAGCAGAGAGCAAATGATGTTTTCTCTCTGTGTTGGATTTGCTGCGTCTCTGTGTGTTGGTTCTTTATTTGGCGTGCTTTCGGATTTAAT AGGTCCAAAGAAAGTTTGCATCCTCTTTTGCATTCTGCACCTTTTTCTTGGCTGGTGGAAGAGAATTACTGATCATCCGAGCATTTTGTTGGCGAGAATTTGTTTGTCACTTGCAGCTTCAATTTTTTCATTCAGTTTTGAGACGTGGATGGTGGTTCAACACGAAGAG CAAGGACATAGGCAGGATATGTTGAGTGAGACGTTTTGGTTAATGAGTTTCTTTGAGTCCGCGTTTCTTATTGGAAGCCAGGTGCTTTCAAATTGGCTCATTGGTGATAATTTGGAGAAAAACATGGCTTCACATTCTACTGCAGCCATCTTCTTGGCAATGGTAGGCTTAGTCTGCCTCCTCAGAGGATGGACACAAACCCCACAAAAAGTAGCTCTTAAGGAGTATAGAGCGTCTTTCTCTGCATATATTTTTGGTG ATAAAAGAATATGGCTTTTGGCATGGGCACAAGCTTGTCTTCACTTCTCTATAACAGTCTTCTGGATACTATGGGCCCCTACAATAGTG GCCGATGGACGGGAAGTGCACCTAGGGTTGATATATCCATGTTTTATGGGCTCAAGAATGCTTGGAAGCACAGTATTTCCATGGCTGAATAGTGGACTGTCGTCCCTTAGAACTGAGGATTGCCTAGTATATGCATTCATCATGCTGGGGCTTGTATTGTCCGTAACAGCTTATGATTACCAG GAAATTGGAGTTTTAACGACACTATTTTGCATATTTCACGCTGGTCTTGGTGTGGTTTTGCCTTCACTTGCCAGATTGAGGACCAT GTATGTCCCTAATGCACTGCGTGGAGGGATGATAAGCCTTTCTCAAGCTCCTGCAAATGCAGCAATTCTGCTTTTTCTGGTGCAA GGAAAATACTACTATAACATTGGGAATTCAACAATCATAGCGTTTGCTGCGCTTGGGCTATTCACAGCAGCTGGTTGCATGCATGTCTTGAAGCGATGGGGGAAGCAACCGTATCACAACTGGCacaaattgtga
- the LOC103403828 gene encoding uncharacterized protein isoform X2 → MAVVIESSVWEPNPGVYIFIFLASLFSILVFPYACSSSGGGSSGKAPSLFDHGISPTASSLRFQRNFLLIYSLASVMEGLWSVFGEFELAYYGFSREQMMFSLCVGFAASLCVGSLFGVLSDLIGPKKVCILFCILHLFLGWWKRITDHPSILLARICLSLAASIFSFSFETWMVVQHEEQGHRQDMLSETFWLMSFFESAFLIGSQVLSNWLIGDNLEKNMASHSTAAIFLAMVGLVCLLRGWTQTPQKVALKEYRASFSAYIFGDKRIWLLAWAQACLHFSITVFWILWAPTIVADGREVHLGLIYPCFMGSRMLGSTVFPWLNSGLSSLRTEDCLVYAFIMLGLVLSVTAYDYQEIGVLTTLFCIFHAGLGVVLPSLARLRTMYVPNALRGGMISLSQAPANAAILLFLVQVSVFS, encoded by the exons ATGGCGGTGGTGATTGAGAGCTCCGTTTGGGAACCGAATCCCGGCGTATACATATTCATCTTCCTGGCCTCACTCTTCTCCATCCTCGTCTTCCCTTACGCTTGCAGCAGCAGCGGCGGCGGCAGCTCTGGCAAAGCTCCGTCGCTCTTCGACCATGGAATCTCCCCCACCGCTTCCTCTCTTCGCTTCCAGCGCAACTTCCTTCTCATCTATTCTCTCGCCTCAG TGATGGAAGGATTGTGGTCTGTATTTGGCGAGTTCGAATTAGCTTACTACGGTTTCAGCAGAGAGCAAATGATGTTTTCTCTCTGTGTTGGATTTGCTGCGTCTCTGTGTGTTGGTTCTTTATTTGGCGTGCTTTCGGATTTAAT AGGTCCAAAGAAAGTTTGCATCCTCTTTTGCATTCTGCACCTTTTTCTTGGCTGGTGGAAGAGAATTACTGATCATCCGAGCATTTTGTTGGCGAGAATTTGTTTGTCACTTGCAGCTTCAATTTTTTCATTCAGTTTTGAGACGTGGATGGTGGTTCAACACGAAGAG CAAGGACATAGGCAGGATATGTTGAGTGAGACGTTTTGGTTAATGAGTTTCTTTGAGTCCGCGTTTCTTATTGGAAGCCAGGTGCTTTCAAATTGGCTCATTGGTGATAATTTGGAGAAAAACATGGCTTCACATTCTACTGCAGCCATCTTCTTGGCAATGGTAGGCTTAGTCTGCCTCCTCAGAGGATGGACACAAACCCCACAAAAAGTAGCTCTTAAGGAGTATAGAGCGTCTTTCTCTGCATATATTTTTGGTG ATAAAAGAATATGGCTTTTGGCATGGGCACAAGCTTGTCTTCACTTCTCTATAACAGTCTTCTGGATACTATGGGCCCCTACAATAGTG GCCGATGGACGGGAAGTGCACCTAGGGTTGATATATCCATGTTTTATGGGCTCAAGAATGCTTGGAAGCACAGTATTTCCATGGCTGAATAGTGGACTGTCGTCCCTTAGAACTGAGGATTGCCTAGTATATGCATTCATCATGCTGGGGCTTGTATTGTCCGTAACAGCTTATGATTACCAG GAAATTGGAGTTTTAACGACACTATTTTGCATATTTCACGCTGGTCTTGGTGTGGTTTTGCCTTCACTTGCCAGATTGAGGACCAT GTATGTCCCTAATGCACTGCGTGGAGGGATGATAAGCCTTTCTCAAGCTCCTGCAAATGCAGCAATTCTGCTTTTTCTGGTGCAAGTGAGTGTCTTTTCCTAG
- the LOC103403807 gene encoding uncharacterized protein At2g23090-like, whose product MVAYKLINSPTPFRLRGTELNCPIRVSSSSSLSLDLPDGMGGGNGQKAKMAREKNLEKQKAAGKGSQLKTNEKAMSIQCKVCMQAFMCTTSEVKCREHAEAKHPKSDVYACFPHLKK is encoded by the exons ATGGTGGCCTATAAATTGATCAACTCGCCTACCCCTTTCCGCCTAAGAGGCACAGAGCTCAATTGCCCAATTAGGGTTTCTAGCTCCTCCTCCTTATCTCTCGATTTACCAGACGGCATGGGAGGAGGCAACGGTCAGAAGGCCAAGATGGCCCGCGAGAAGAACTTGGAGAAGCAGAAAGCTGCCGGCAAGG GAAGTCAGCTTAAAACAAACGAGAAAGCCATGTCAATCCAG TGTAAGGTGTGTATGCAAGCATTTATGTGCACCACATCGGAAGTGAAATGCAGGGAGCATGCTGAGGCAAAGCATCCCAAGTCTGATGTCTACGCTTGTTTCCCTCATCTCAAGAAATGA
- the LOC103403798 gene encoding casein kinase II subunit alpha-2, with translation MRTNPGIPLRFLLVCTLVALRAPVAHPPFVRTPSPYLPNPPLETQTPTTTQTTPRQISASSNPTAAAAAAAEAMSKARVYTDVNVLRPKEYWDYESLTVQWGDQDDYEVVRKVGRGKYSEVFEGINVNTNERCVIKILKPVKKKKIKREIKILQNLCGGPNVVKLLDIVRDQHSKTPSLIFEFVNSTDFKVLYPTLTDYDIRYYIYELLKALDYCHSQGIMHRDVKPHNVMIDHELRKLRLIDWGLAEFYHPGKEYNVRVASRYFKGPELLVDLQDYDYSLDMWSLGCMFAGMIFRKEPFFYGHDNHDQLVKIAKVLGTDELNAYLNKYHLELDPQLDALVGRHSRKPWSKFINADNQHLVSPEAIDFLDKLLRYDHQDRLTAKEAMGHPYFSQVRAAESSRMRT, from the exons ATGCGCACAAATCCAGGAATACCCCTTCGCTTCCTGCTAGTGTGCACCCTCGTTGCCTTGCGTGCGCCGGTCGCGCACCCTCCTTTCGTGCGCACCCCCTCCCCCTATCTTCCAAACCCTCCCCTCGAGACGCAGACCCCCACAACCACCCAAACCACTCCTCGCCAGATCTCGGCTTCGAGCAATCCCACCGCCGCGGCcgcagcagcagcagaagcCATGTCCAAAGCTCGCGTCTACACCGACGTCAATGTCCTCCGCCCTAAGGAGTACTGGGATTACGAGTCCCTCACCGTCCAATGGGG TGATCAAGATGATTATGAAGTTGTTCGGAAAGTCGGAAGGGGGAAGTACAGCGAGGTTTTCGAAGGTATAAATGTCAATACCAACGAGCGCTGTGTAATCAAGATCCTCAAGCCTGTTAAGAAAAAGAAG ATTAAGAGAGAGATCAAAATTCTCCAGAACCTTTGTGGGGGCCCGAATGTcgtcaagcttcttgacattgTTCGAGATCAACACTCGAAAACCCCGAGCCTGATATTTGAGTTTGTGAACAGTAcagattttaaagttttgtaCCCCACGCTGACTGATTATGACATACGCTACTACATATATGAGCTTCTCAAG GCATTAGATTACTGCCATTCACAAGGAATAATGCATAGAGATGTGAAGCCTCACAATGTTATGATAGACCATGAATTGCGAAAACTTCGCTTGATAGACTGGGGTCTTGCTGAATTCTACCACCCTGGCAAAGAATATAATGTCCGTGTAGCATCAAG ATACTTTAAGGGCCCTGAACTTCTAGTCGACCTGCAAGATTATGACTATTCTTTGGACATGTGGAGCCTTGGTTGTATGTTTGCTGGAATG ATATTTCGCAAGGAACCTTTCTTTTATGGTCATGACAACCATGATCAGCTGGTAAAAATTGCCAAG GTACTTGGGACCGATGAGCTGAATGCATATCTGAACAAGTATCATTTAGAGCTTGATCCTCAACTTGATGCACTGGTTGGGAG GCACAGCAGGAAGCCCTGGTCTAAGTTTATTAATGCAGATAATCAGCACCTTGTTTCTCCAGAG GCCATTGATTTTCTTGATAAACTTCTCCGGTATGATCATCAAGACAGATTAACTGCAAAAGAGGCAATG GGCCATCCGTATTTCTCTCAGGTGAGGGCAGCAGAAAGCAGCAGGATGCGGACGTAA